The Polaribacter sp. Q13 sequence AGGGTATAACTAGCATTATTTTTCTTAGCTGTAATTTTAGTAAACTATTTATTTTAAGGTTGATAAAGTTCCTAGATTTTATCCTTAAAATATAGCGGTGTATAGATTTTGTGATGGTTCTATTTTAAGAGCATTTTTTCAAATCTTATAGTATACTATTATGTTTAAAAATATATTGAGTATCTGGCTATCTTTTAGCCTGTGCTCTATTGCGTTTGCGCAAGATTCTTATCAAATAAAAGGATCTGTGTTAAATTCCAAGACTTTACAACCTATAGAAGGTGCTAATATTATTGGCGAAAATCTATTTTCAATTTCATCAGAAACAGGTGAGTTCAGCATCAATAATGTAGACCAAGGAACGTATACTTTTAAAATATCTCATGTTGGTTTTGATGCCGAAACTGTCACGGTACAAGTTAAATCTGCGAAAATTTCAATTCCTGTTTATTTAAAAGAATCTTCTACACTGCTAGAAGAAATTAAAGTGTTGGGCAAGTCTAAAGGAAGAAAAAATAAAGAAATTTCGTTTGTTTCTCAGACGGTTTCTAAAGAGTTTCTCAATAATAATAGAGAAAATAGTTTGATGCAGACTTTGAGTAAAATACCTGGAGTTAGCACTATTAATATTGGCTCCGGACAATCGAAACCCGTTATTAGAGGTTTAGGATTTAACAGAGTTGCTGTAGTGCAAAACGGCATAAAGCACGAAGCGCAACAATGGGGAAACGATCATGGTTTAGAAATTGATCAGCAAGGAATAGAAAATATACAAATTATAAAAGGTCCGGCCTCGTTGTTGTATGGTTCTGATGCAATTGCAGGTGTTGTAGATATTCAACCCAATAAAATTCCGTTAGAAAATACTTTTAAAGGGGAAGTCAATATTTTAGGAGAAACCAATAATGATTTAGTAGGAATTTCTACGGGAGTTGAATCTAGAAAAGAGCATTGGTTTTATCGCGCACGATTAACCTATAGAGATTATGGAGATTACAAAGTGCCTACGGATAAAATTAATTATGAAAATTACATTTTTGATTTACATGACAATAATTTAAGAAACACTGCTGGTAACGAGGCAAATGCAAGTGTAAGTGTTGGTTTTATTGATGATAAAATTACATCGGAAACTGTATTTAGTAATGTAAATGCAAAAAACGGATTTTTTGCAAATGCGCATGGTTTAGAAGTAAGAACTTCTAGTATTGATTATGATGCTTCTAGTAGAGATATCGATTTACCTTTTCATAAAGTAAATCACTTTAAAATTACCAATAATACGACTTTAAAGAAAGATAATTCTACGTTGCATTTCGATTTTGGTTATCAAAATAATCATAGAGAAGAACATTCAGAACCTGTTCCGCATGGTTATATGCCAAAACCGTCGGATACAAAAGAACGTGTATTTCATAAAAACACTTACTCATTTAATGTAAGAGATGTATTTAAACCTAACAATCAACACAATATGGTTGTTGGATTAAATATGGAATATCAAGATAATAATATTGATGGTTGGGGATTTTTAATTCCAGAATACAATCGTTTTACAGCGGGTGTATTTGGATACGATCAATTTGAAATTAATAATAA is a genomic window containing:
- a CDS encoding TonB-dependent receptor, coding for MFKNILSIWLSFSLCSIAFAQDSYQIKGSVLNSKTLQPIEGANIIGENLFSISSETGEFSINNVDQGTYTFKISHVGFDAETVTVQVKSAKISIPVYLKESSTLLEEIKVLGKSKGRKNKEISFVSQTVSKEFLNNNRENSLMQTLSKIPGVSTINIGSGQSKPVIRGLGFNRVAVVQNGIKHEAQQWGNDHGLEIDQQGIENIQIIKGPASLLYGSDAIAGVVDIQPNKIPLENTFKGEVNILGETNNDLVGISTGVESRKEHWFYRARLTYRDYGDYKVPTDKINYENYIFDLHDNNLRNTAGNEANASVSVGFIDDKITSETVFSNVNAKNGFFANAHGLEVRTSSIDYDASSRDIDLPFHKVNHFKITNNTTLKKDNSTLHFDFGYQNNHREEHSEPVPHGYMPKPSDTKERVFHKNTYSFNVRDVFKPNNQHNMVVGLNMEYQDNNIDGWGFLIPEYNRFTAGVFGYDQFEINNNLHVLAGVRYDYGLLDTKTYKDWFPSTVKNNDGSTSSVFLQRAKDKVLNFGNLSASLGLSYINNNTTYKVNVGRSFRMPLANELASDGVNYHMYRYERGNLDLDPEISYQLDLDIDHTTKWFSVGVSPFVNFFDNYIYLNPTSNYYETLQIYEYTQAKVFRIGGEFRANATLNKNLQVDASVEYVYSRQTSGPKEGFTLPFSPPLSGLLSANYQFKELLFFKKPQLVADYRITASQEEIVPPEEKTAGYQVLNMSFSSEINVFKKETPIEMRVKLNNVFNTKYYNHTSFYRLIDVPEAGRNLSLSLTIPF